The Gossypium hirsutum isolate 1008001.06 chromosome D02, Gossypium_hirsutum_v2.1, whole genome shotgun sequence region taattaattaattttttaataaaaaaaccccCGAAATCACTTATTTTTTACATCTTTGTGTGTGTCATCATTGTTGTTTAAGATATAGATACAAATTTTATGTTAACGTTACCCTAATTCAGCAAAGAAAATAATGCTTCTTCTTGCCGTTAATCAATAACCACCACaaaagcacttttaacatatccctaaaaaataaataaagaatggaGGAAAACTGTAACTAAAAAATTCATAACAATAAAATATAGTCAGTCATACGTATCTAAAATGCAAATATCACATTTTCTTTCATTGCCAAAATATTGGCAGAATAACATAAAAACTAAACTCCCAACTCATATTTTCTATAACTGCCTTgctaattaatataataataggtTTGGTTATTATTATAATGTGTTTGATTGAGTTAATGTCAATCATTACcctataaaattatcaaaatctatttctttacaaagtaataaatattattttaaaaatatttatattttttttatatttgataaatctAAAAAACATACATGTAATAAAAATTATGAGTTGTGATGCAGTGGTTGTTCACCTCATCTTTTAACCATTATGTTGGGAGTATCTCTCCTCATAGAGTTGGAGCACATCCAATGGCTAACCATTTACCCATTGGACAATACTAGCCACAAGTGAATAATTTCAACTAAAATAtctcaactttttcatttcaactaaaaatacatttaaatttatttatataaatatttttcgtGCATATCGTGAATGTGTGGCAATCTAACAATCTCTTTTTCCTAGTTTAGTTTCTGttggttttctcttttctttttagttttgtgAAAAGAAACAGATGCAAGAATGAACCAACTTGACCCAAAAGAGAATTCAACAACTTGATGGCAAAAGGCAAGCCCCCTGCCCGAATTGACCCGCCACCCTTtcctattttaataattttgaaactaTTACCTCGTACTCTAAACTATTCGCCGGCCcactttcatttgatttattaacaattttttttcgctttggaatttaatcatttaatattttaaatttgtcataataatttatttagctcctaaatttatataaaaaaatattttaaccctCCATTTAATTTTCACCCTTTTTTCAGCCTTTAAACTTACGTTTTTTTGTTAAATCTTcttaaaatggatgaaaaattaacattttttaactttcttGACGTGGCATACTCGTGAATGCCACGTTAGTatttaattaatcttttaaaactttaaaaattaaaaatatataaattatttaaaaaaattaaaaaacattaaaattatttaaaaagtataaactatatttttaataatttttaaattttaaaaaattaattaaatactaacaTGGCATCTGTATGGCAATCCACATATATGCCACACTAGCAAAGTTAACAAACCctaactttttcatccattttaggttgatttgataaaaaaaaatgcaaatttaaaagctaaaagaggcaaaaaagaaaagttaaatgtaGAGTTAAATGACCTcttttgtaaagttggagggcaaaaaaattattatgcctTAAAAGTTTTATAGAAGGGAATTTTAATTAGGTTTGGCCACATAGTCAAACCTGAAAATGACATAAAAATGAGAACAAGTTGGCCCTTAGTCAGCTATaaacattttaccaaaatttgtCTTCACAAGCCTACAGTGGacccaaaattttctttaattcaaGTATTTCCCAACTTTTGACCAAGTAATTGCTGCTTATTAATGTCAAATGGTTGATTGTACTGGATGCAGCCCCACGTCATTTCAACCTTATATTCTAACTTAACCCAACAACCAAGTTTTCTTTACCAACAAACCATTACGACAAATACACCAAGTAGGAAAGCATAGGACCATGCAAAACAGCAAAAGAAGGCATAACATtcaatggaaaaaaaaatcttcACATTTCGTATCACCATTACATACAAAAgaattatatgtattttacaTGTTTGGAAACAAACATTTTGTTGTTCGATTGTGAAAACTTACAAAGTGAATCATAAAAATGCTTGTTGCTTTCTGTAAGAGTTCTCCATGTTGGAGAGCAGCAGAATCCGATACACCACATATCTGGAGTAATATTTACAACAGGATGACATTACTATGAAAAACTACCAATTTTCTGCTGCTGCTTCTAGCTGTACAACCGGAGTTTCATGTAGTTGCGTTCAAACACTAGATAACGATGTCACTTTGTCAAGCCAATAAACTAGCTGCTGCGTTGTAGGCCTAATTTTAGGGCTTTCGTTTAAACAAAGGCAAGCGATTTCAAGAACCCGCAACATTTCCTTATCATGCTGCTTGCCATAGATAAACGGGTCAAAAACCTCACTCTCCTTGTTTTCCATCTTCATGCGAATCACCCAAGAGATCAAATCCCGGGTACCTTTTGGCTTGCACATATCCATGGGCCTTTTCCCGGTCAGAAGCTCCAAAAGCACTACCCCGAAACTGTACACATCACCTTTATAGGTTGCAACTGAAGCTTGTCCGTACTCAGGAGGAATGTAGCCTAATGTCCCTACCAGATCAGTGGTTACATGGGTATCATAGGGAAGTATGAGCCTTGCGAGaccaaaatcggccaagtgagcTTTAAAATTCTCATCTAAAAGAATGTTACTTGACTTTATATCTCTGTGAAGAATATGAGGTTCACATGACTGGTGCAAATAAGCTAGACCCCTAGCTGCCCCTTGTGCGATTTTCAGCCTTGTTTCCCAACTGAGCAAGGATGGTCCATCAACCTTCTCATGCAACCAATAGTCCAAGCTACCATTCTCCATGTAAGAATATATTAAGAGCCTGTCATTTTTATGCATGCAATATCCTTGTAGATGGACAAGATTTGGATGCTGAGCTCTTGAAAGTGCTTCAACTTCAGCACGGAATTCTCTATCCATCTGACCACAATCACCAGAAAGCCGTTTAATGGCAACCTTACGACCATCTGGGAGAGTGCCTCTATAAACCAGACCAAAACCACCACAACCGATGATATTTGCTTGGTCAAAATTGTTGGTTGATTCCAAAAGGTCATCAATGCAAAGCTCCTTGTAGGATTCCCAATTTTGGAAGAGCACCACTAGCCTTGAACTGAGTTCTTCTAAATTTTTATCATTGGTGTCAGGCTCCTCTTTCTCGGGATCGACCTCGTTGCGTTTATGTGTACGCAGAACAAACAAATACATAAGGCCAATCAAAAGGGCTGTCCCAAATATGATTCCAACAACCATTCCAATGATGATATCTTTGTTCTTTCTTGATCTTTTTGGAGACACATGTTCACTTGTATTATCTTGACAACTGAACCGATGATCACCACAAAGATTGTTTCCTTCAAAGCTTGAATTCGGGAATGTCTGAAATTGACCTCCAGAAGGAATCTTCCCATAAAGTCGATTGTAGGCAACATTAAAGATAGACAGAAAACTGAGACTTTCCAGTGAAGGTGGTATGGTCCCAGTTAAGTCATTATGTGATAGATCCAGAATCTCCAAGCTGCTCATCTCAGACAAATTTTCCGGAATCGGTCCAGAGAgattattgaatttcaaatcaaaaACAATAAGCTTTTTCAGATTCCCGAACTCAGGCCAAACTGGTCCACTAAGAAAGTTGTGACCAAGTTCAAGTGTTGGTGGAAAACTCCAAATTTGATTATACTGCAATCCCCTCGCACTTTCATTCCTTTTCATGAAAAAGGGAAATCTGGTGAAGGTTCCTCCAGTGAGATATTTCCATGAATGAGGCTCGGTAATTCAGTTAAACTCTTAGGGATCTCTCCAGTAAACGAATTGTTCGATAAGTCCAAGTAAAACAGATCCCTATAGCTTCCCAACCATGGTGGAAGTGCTCCATTCAGATGGTTCCATGACAAATCCAACAACTGCAATGAAGAAATCTTGCTCAACCATTGGGGAATTGAACCTCTAAGTTGACAGCTTGCAATAACAAGAACCTTCAACTTTTCAAAGTGCAGATTAGGATCATCAGGTAATGTTTCAACAGGGAAATTCAAGGTGAGAACCAAAGCAGTTAGGTTCCTACACTGCTGCAGAATTTGAAGAGCAGAGGAAAGATTATGGAGGCTCGAATTCGAGAGGGAAAGATAAGAGAGGCTATGGAATTGTTTGAAGCTCTCAGGGATTTGGCCACTGAAATTATTGCGGGCAAGGTTGACATCTTGCAATTGTCTGCATAAGGGAAGATTATCAGGCACAGGCCCAGTGAACTTATTGGTAGCCAAATCCAGAGAATTCAAAGTAACCATAGCAGAGCAATTAAGATATATAGAACCCTCCAATGAATTATTCCTCAAATTCAGCAAACTAACGGTTGGAGAATTGGACAGTGAACTGGGAATTCCACCACTAAAGTTATTTGAATTTGCTATAAGATACTGAAATCTCTTTAGCTCACTAAACACATCCGGGATCTCTCCAGAAAAATTATTTGAAGAAATATCTAAACGAACAAGATTAGAGAGATTAGCAATACCAGGACTAAGTTTCCCACCCAAGTTGTTATCTTGAAGCCCCAGACGTCTCAAATTTTGAAGCTGAAAGATGTCTTCAGTCACCACACCAGTGAGTTGATTTGTGCCAAGATACAGTTCCTCCAAGGAAGAACATTTTCCAAGCCCTGGTGAAATATTACCAGAGAAATAGTTCACTGCCAAACTAAGGAACCCAATTCCGGTGGAGTTAACACATATATGGGAAGGAAGGGAACCCTTCAAGGAATTGGCAGAGACGTTAAGACTTCGAATTGAAGGCAGATTGATGCTTTCTGGGATTAGTCCAGAGAAGTCATTATAGCTCAAGTCAAGTTGCTCTAAATTCGGCATATGAAACAAAGAAAGTGGCAATGAATCTTTAAGGAAATTGTGGGAAAGATTGAGAGTTTTAAGCTGATCCAAACCAGACAAAGAATCAGATAATTTGCCTGATAACCTTTTATTGGGCAGTACCAACTTGATTACTCTACCAGCAGACGGAGGATCACAGGTTATGCCTTCCCACTCACAACAATCAGCAGAGGAATTTGTCGTCCAACCTTCAAGTGTTTTTGTCAAATTGCCCATGAAATACCGGAGAGCAGTCCAGTCCTTTTGATTGCATGTCAGGTTTTGAGAGCTGAGAAACTGAGGTTGCAACAACAACCCAAGAATAATAACCATAGCCCAGCAGCCTTGAGCCCCCATATCAACAACAAGAGAGCAGCTTTGTATGCTGAGGACGAGAAACAAGCAAACCCCTTTAACCAAAGAAGAATTTTTCCGATGTGGGTTGAGAGAGGGTGAAAGCTCAAAACAGAAGAGATGAGATGAAGGAAAAGGGAAAGGAAGAGCAAAATGGTGGCTTTGACTTCAACACGGATTTGGCCATACCACGGATTTCAATTGTCAAATGAGTGAAATTGAGATTGCCTTTTGTTTTGCTTCTCTATTCTCATATTGggggatttttttatttatttagactTTAGAGGTTGCTTTGCGCCATTAAAGCCGTTGGCATATGGAAAGCACACAACTATCCGATGGGTTAACCGGTAAACTGTTGGTATCACTGGCGATGGCCGGTCAGCTCACAGATGTCCTTTGgattttataaagaaaaaaaatattttcttaacttttgactacttatttttttattacaatttagtctgactttgtgaatttctaaattaatcagctatatttttattattcaaaattaaaaaaaaaactaaagggaAATAAATGAgaaacttttatttattgaattctctttgatgtttaatgtggATATATCCCTATTATATGTgtgaatattaatattttaattgtacaatataaaaaaatattgaaaaaatttcCCTTATACTCTTACAAATTAGGATAAGAACAAAATTAAACCTAAAGCAGCCTAATTAAAGGGCAGCAAAGTTTGGTAATCACTAATGACATTTATTAGGGAAATAGCCTAAATGCCTCCCAAGAAAACTATATATAGGATGAGAAAATTTCATATAGGATGAGAAAATTTCCATGTAAAAATATGCTTAAATGCAAAATTGTTAAGCTATATCAATTGTAGGTCTTTTCCTCATAAATTACATTTAAACTATCAACTTCATCTTATTTTACtctaaaacataatataattcaataaaaatgtaacacataatatatttttataagatgTTGTACACTTTTACGGTAAAATAAGATAGAACTTATATTTTATGTACCATTTTTACTTCCAATAAAATTTTAGGTACTTAAATGAGAAATGTGATATAATTTGGGAACAATGGTATAGTTAgcctaaaa contains the following coding sequences:
- the LOC107909981 gene encoding LOW QUALITY PROTEIN: phytosulfokine receptor 1-like (The sequence of the model RefSeq protein was modified relative to this genomic sequence to represent the inferred CDS: inserted 1 base in 1 codon), giving the protein MGAQGCWAMVIILGLLLQPQFLSSQNLTCNQKDWTALRYFMGNLTKTLEGWTTNSSADCCEWEGITCDPPSAGRVIKLVLPNKRLSGKLSDSLSGLDQLKTLNLSHNFLKDSLPLSLFHMPNLEQLDLSYNDFSGLIPESINLPSIRSLNVSANSLKGSLPSHICVNSTGIGFLSLAVNYFSGNISPGLGKCSSLEELYLGTNQLTGVVTEDIFQLQNLRRLGLQDNNLGGKLSPGIANLSNLVRLDISSNNFSGEIPDVFSELKRFQYLIANSNNFSGGIPSSLSNSPTVSLLNLRNNSLEGSIYLNCSAMVTLNSLDLATNKFTGPVPDNLPLCRQLQDVNLARNNFSGQIPESFKQFHSLSYLSLSNSSLHNLSSALQILQQCRNLTALVLTLNFPVETLPDDPNLHFEKLKVLVIASCQLRGSIPQWLSKISSLQLLDLSWNHLNGALPPWLGSYRDLFYLDLSNNSFTGEIPKSLTELPSLIHGNISLEEPSPXFPFFMKRNESARGLQYNQIWSFPPTLELGHNFLSGPVWPEFGNLKKLIVFDLKFNNLSGPIPENLSEMSSLEILDLSHNDLTGTIPPSLESLSFLSIFNVAYNRLYGKIPSGGQFQTFPNSSFEGNNLCGDHRFSCQDNTSEHVSPKRSRKNKDIIIGMVVGIIFGTALLIGLMYLFVLRTHKRNEVDPEKEEPDTNDKNLEELSSRLVVLFQNWESYKELCIDDLLESTNNFDQANIIGCGGFGLVYRGTLPDGRKVAIKRLSGDCGQMDREFRAEVEALSRAQHPNLVHLQGYCMHKNDRLLIYSYMENGSLDYWLHEKVDGPSLLSWETRLKIAQGAARGLAYLHQSCEPHILHRDIKSSNILLDENFKAHLADFGLARLILPYDTHVTTDLVGTLGYIPPEYGQASVATYKGDVYSFGVVLLELLTGKRPMDMCKPKGTRDLISWVIRMKMENKESEVFDPFIYGKQHDKEMLRVLEIACLCLNESPKIRPTTQQLVYWLDKVTSLSSV